The nucleotide window AGTCTAACATCTATTGTGTTTTATCTCTGCTTTGTCACAGTAGGACTAAATGTTGACAAGGAAGGGAGGATACATGgaatataaaatgtattatgGAAAACAAGATATTTGCCTACCTGGATAGAGGTAAGAATGGATGACACATCATAGGTTGGACTCCATCGATTCTGCAGAATGTCTAGACATATACTGCCATCTGCATACACTGTAAATAAAACGGAAAGGTTAAAATACCGTTAACCTTTGCAGGCAATACTAACCATAATCAGGATGTTTTGCTACTGTTGTTGTGACAACATACCATTTGGATGAAACATCTTTGACACAAATCGTACTGTGGGGGGTTTGTTAGGGTATTCTTCTGTGAACTCAACAGTAAGCTTAAACGTGCCTAGAACATAAAAGATGGGGAGGAAAGATTAATTAGAACCATGGCTCTAGCTCATATCACTCATACTATCATGCAACCAAGAATGTTAGAAAACTTAGCATTTCCAGGTGTTGCATTATCTGTAACACTGCCGCTAGATAAAACAGGAAGTTGATGATTGACTGCTTTAGCCTACTTTATGTGAAATTGATCAAATCAACAATTACGTCACACACAACCCTTAGCTCCATAGAGTATCCAAACACAAAGAATGGGGTGCACAGTTCTGTACTCACCGTCCTCAAAAGGTGTCCCTTCTGGGCTGTAAAGGGAAATAAATATGTTTAAAGGTTTTCTCTGTATGTGTGAAATATATGCATGTGTCATTTCCCCGTAAATAACTTAACGGATGAAGGAGGAACATTGTGATGAGCAGATGAATCACTTCACATTTTTGGTATCATTGGCCCAGAAAGGTATTGAAATGACCTTGATCTCACAGAATTACCAAgaattaccactgaccagctggcaagtgtcttcaatgacatgTTCATCCTCTCCCTGATCCAGTCGGTAATACCTCCACGTTTCAAGACCACTATAGTCACTCtacccaagaatgccaaggtaaccgtataaatgactatcgccccatagcactcacatctgcagccatgaaatgctttaaaaggctggtcgtAGCTCACATCGACACTATCACCCTAGCcaccctggacccactcaaattcgcatactgcccaaacagatccacagatgatgcaatctctattcggcatggccgattaattagggccgatttcaagttttcataacaatcggtaatctgcatttttgggcgccgattacattgcact belongs to Salmo trutta chromosome 20, fSalTru1.1, whole genome shotgun sequence and includes:
- the LOC115156334 gene encoding ubiquitin-conjugating enzyme E2 A-like isoform X2, producing MVWNAVIFGPEGTPFEDGTFKLTVEFTEEYPNKPPTVRFVSKMFHPNVYADGSICLDILQNRWSPTYDVSSILTSIQSLLDEPNPNSPANSQAAQLYQENKREYEKRVSAIVEQSWRDS